The genomic stretch GAAGACTGAGGATGGCGAGACCCGGCAATGGGACACGATTCAGCGAAGTCCATATCGTCGGCGGCCTCCACCCTGATTGGCCCTTTGATCACTATCTCAGGATGATATCCGCCGTGAAGAAGGAATTCCCTGACATCCATATAAAGGCATTCACCGCTGTCGAGATCGACCATTTTTCGAGGATAAGCGGCCTCTCCGTGAGGGCGGTCCTTGAGAGGCTACGAAAAAGCGGACTCGAGGCGATGCCCGGGGGAGGCGCAGAAATCTTTGCTGAGCGGGTGAGAAAAAGACTCTGCCCTGAAAAGATATCGGGAAAGAGATGGCTCGAAATCCATAGAATAGCCCATCTCAGCGGCATCGCAACAAATGCGACGATGCTTTACGGTCATATTGAACAGTACAGAGAAAGGGTCGATCACTTCTTGCGGCTGAGGGAGTTGCAGGATGAGACAGGCGGTTTTCAGGCGTTTATTCCTCTCGCATACCATCCGCAGAACACGGATATGGGGGGAGGCTACACCTCGGGCATCGATGATCTCAAGACGATCGCCGTCAGCAGGCTCGTCCTCGATAATATCCCTCATATAAAGGCTTACTGGATAATGCTCGGGGAGAAGATAGCGCAGCTTTCACTGCTCTTTGGTGCTGATGACCTCGACGGGACAATTATCGAAGAAAAGATAACCCATGCCGCCGGTGCAACGAGCAGCGAGGGGATGACGAGAAGAGAACTCGTGAATCTCATAGAAAGGGCAGGGAAGAGGGCGGTCGAGCGGGA from Thermodesulfovibrionales bacterium encodes the following:
- the mqnE gene encoding aminofutalosine synthase MqnE, which codes for MIERIREKVFSGERLSAEDALYLFETDDIFSLGRLASYAAGKKNGDKAYFVVNRHINPTNICINRCRFCAFSRSKGEAGAFELTIKDILGRLRMARPGNGTRFSEVHIVGGLHPDWPFDHYLRMISAVKKEFPDIHIKAFTAVEIDHFSRISGLSVRAVLERLRKSGLEAMPGGGAEIFAERVRKRLCPEKISGKRWLEIHRIAHLSGIATNATMLYGHIEQYRERVDHFLRLRELQDETGGFQAFIPLAYHPQNTDMGGGYTSGIDDLKTIAVSRLVLDNIPHIKAYWIMLGEKIAQLSLLFGADDLDGTIIEEKITHAAGATSSEGMTRRELVNLIERAGKRAVERDAFYRAVN